Proteins encoded in a region of the Acipenser ruthenus chromosome 11, fAciRut3.2 maternal haplotype, whole genome shotgun sequence genome:
- the LOC117427199 gene encoding actin-related protein 3: MAGMLPACVVDCGTGYTKLGYAGNTEPQFIVPSCIAIKESANIGDQAQRRLMKGVDDLDFFIGDEAIDKPSYATKWPIRHGIVEDWDLMERFMEQVIFKYLRAEPEDHYFLLTEPPLNTPENREYTAEIMFESFNVPGLYIAVQAVLALAASWTSRQVGERTLTGTVIDSGDGVTHVIPVAEGYVIGSCIKHIPIAGRDITYFTQQLLREREVGIPPEQSLETAKAVKERFSYVCPDLVKEFSKYDTDGSKWIKQYTGINSISKKEFTIDVGYERFLGPEIFFHPEFANPDFTQPISEVVDEVIQNCPIDVRRPLYKNIVLSGGSTMFRDFGRRMQRDLKRTVDARLKLSEELSGGKLKPKPIDVQVITHHMQRYAVWFGGSMLASTPEFYQVCHTKKDYEEIGPSICRHNPVFGVMS; the protein is encoded by the exons GTATACAAAACTTGGATATGCTGGAAATACAGAACCACAGTTTATCGTTCCATCAT GTATTGCTATCAAAGAGTCAGCAAACATTGGAGATCAGGCACAGAGGAGGTTGATGAAAGGAGTGGATGATCTGGACTTTTTTATTGGGGATGAAGCAATAGACAAACCATCATATGCAACAAAG TGGCCAATTCGTCACGGTATAGTTGAAGACTGGGATCTGATGGAAAGATTCATGGAACAGGTCATCTTTAAATACCTTAGGGCAGAACCAGAAGAccattattttcttttg ACTGAACCTCCATTAAATACTCCTGAAAACAGGGAATACACTGCAGAAATCATGTTTGAGTCCTTCAATGTCCCAGGCCTTTATATTGCtgtccag GCCGTCCTTGCCTTGGCTGCTTCTTGGACATCAAGACAAGTAGGAGAGAGAACGCTAACGGGAACAGTAATAGACAGTGGAGATGGGGTCACTCATGTCATCCCAGTA GCTGAAGGCTACGTGATTGGCAGCTGCATAAAACACATTCCGATTGCTGGGCGTGACATCACATATTTTACCCAGCAGCTTCTAAGAGAAAGAGAGGTGGGAATCCCTCCTGAGCAGTCCCTAGAAACTGCTAAAGCAGTTAAG gagcgtTTCAGCTATGTTTGCCCTGATTTAGTAAAAGAGTTCAGCAAGTATGACACAGATGGTTCAAAATGGATCAAGCAGTACACTGGTATAAATTCTATTAGCAAGAAAGAGTTCACCATTGATGTAGGCTATGAGAGGTTCCTGGGGCCAGAGATCTTCTTCCATCCTGAG TTTGCCAACCCTGATTTCACACAGCCCATCTCTGAGGTAGTAGATGAAGTTATTCAGAACTGCCCCATTGATGTAAGGCGTCCTCTTTATAAG AACATTGTTCTTTCTGGAGGATCAACCATGTTCAGGGACTTTGGGCGCCGTATGCAGAGAGACTTGAAGAGGACAGTAGATGCCAGGCTGAAACTCAGTGAAGAGCTAAGTGGTGGAAAACTAAAG CCAAAACCCATCGACGTGCAGGTTATAACTCATCATATGCAGAGATATGCTGTCTGGTTTGGAGGCTCCATGTTAGCTTCAACT cCTGAGTTTTACCAAGTATGCCACACCAAAAAAGATTACGAGGAGATTGGGCCCAGCATCTGTCGTCACAACCCTGTGTTTGGAGTCATGTCTTAA